The Nonlabens sp. Hel1_33_55 genome contains the following window.
GATTCTGAGCGTGGAACGTGCCGTTCTGGGCCCAGTAATTCTGCCATTTCTTTTCAATTTCCTTGTGGTCGTACAGTAACATTCGATGGATTTGTAAGCCGCAAAAATAGGCAGTTTGCAACAAGTAATAAACTTATGACGTTGTAAACCCGGACACCACAGGAACTTTGTTATTTTTGTTCTCTTAATCCATTGCAACAGCGATTTATGGCATCATCTTCTTCCTATCAAAAGCGCCGCTTGTTCAGCTCCTATTTTTGGGTGGTGATCAGTGTTTTCTTGGTACTTTTTATGTTGGGCCTACAGGGCTTTTTCTTGCTGAATAGCCAGAAACTAGCCGATTACTTCCGCGAGCAGGTGCCTATGTCCATCTATTTTAAGGACAGCGCCAAGGATGTAGAAATGCAACAGTTGGAGAAATCATTACAAATGGCAGACTATACCAAAAGTGCTGTGTTTGTGAGTAGTGAAGAAGGCGCCAAACAAACGATTGACGATCTGGGCGAGGATTTTGTAGCAAAATTGGACGGTTTTAACCCAATACCTAATTCTATTGATGTGCGATTGAACGCAAGTTTTGTGGATGATAGCCAGATCCAGCAAATTGCAGATGATCTTGCCGCAAAGGATTTTGTTCAGGAAGTGAGTTATGACAAGCCGCTAGTTTCCCTATTGAACGAGAACGTAAAACGTATCTCTTTCTGGATGTTGATCGTGAGCGGTGTCTTTATTTTTATTGCCTTCCTATTGATTAACAGCTCTATTCGACTATCGATTTACGCCAAACGTTTTACCATCAAAACCATGCAAATGGTAGGTGCGACCAAAGGTTTTATACGCAAACCATTTATCACGACCAGCATCAAACTGGGCGTCATCGGTGCATTGCTAGCACTAGTAGCCTTAGGCGGCGTGGTCTATTGGATGGATGGTTACGTACCCGAATTAGAAATTTTACAGAACTATAAAATGCTGGCAATTTTGTTTGTGGGCGTTTTAGTTTTTGGAGTCTTGATCAGTTTGATAAGTACATTTTTTGCAACGACTCGTTATCTTAATTTAAGAACGGATCAGCTTTACTATTAAAGACAAAAGATCGCTGCACTCAACGACGAAAGACGAAAGACTATTCTGGTTGCGTAGAATTGATGATGAGTTCGCTTTCGCGAAAGCGGAATTATAAAAGAAATTATGAGTAAAAAAGTCAAAAAGAACGAACCAGTCCAAAGCAACGAGCCTGATTATGTCAAGCCGGTTTTTGGATTTGTTTTTAAGAAGAAAAATTACACGTGGATGATCATAGGTCTTGCCGTGATTGCGTTAGGTTTTATCCTGATGATAGGTGGCGGTAGTGACGATCCCAGCGTATTCAACCCAGAGATATTCTCGTGGAGACGTATTAGACTTGCGCCAGCTTTAGTTATCATAGGTTTTGGGATTCAGGTATATGCCATCCTTCTAGATCCAGATAAATAATGGATGCATTTGATGCCGCCATCCTGGGCGTAGTTCAAGGTCTCACCGAATTTCTTCCTGTTTCTTCCAGTGGACATTTGGAATTGGGAAAAGCCATTTTAGGAGACACTTCTGTTCCTGAAGAAAGTTTAATGTTTACAGTGGTGCTTCATTTTGCCACTGCGTTGAGCACCATTGTTGTTTTTAGAAAAGACATTATGGAACTGCTTAAAGGGATCTTTGCGTTCCAATGGAATGAGGAAACCCAGTTTGCAGCCAAGATTGTCCTATCCATGATTCCAGCAGTATTCGTCGGTTTACTATTTGAAGAAGAATTGGAATC
Protein-coding sequences here:
- a CDS encoding DUF3098 domain-containing protein; translated protein: MSKKVKKNEPVQSNEPDYVKPVFGFVFKKKNYTWMIIGLAVIALGFILMIGGGSDDPSVFNPEIFSWRRIRLAPALVIIGFGIQVYAILLDPDK
- a CDS encoding cell division protein FtsX encodes the protein MASSSSYQKRRLFSSYFWVVISVFLVLFMLGLQGFFLLNSQKLADYFREQVPMSIYFKDSAKDVEMQQLEKSLQMADYTKSAVFVSSEEGAKQTIDDLGEDFVAKLDGFNPIPNSIDVRLNASFVDDSQIQQIADDLAAKDFVQEVSYDKPLVSLLNENVKRISFWMLIVSGVFIFIAFLLINSSIRLSIYAKRFTIKTMQMVGATKGFIRKPFITTSIKLGVIGALLALVALGGVVYWMDGYVPELEILQNYKMLAILFVGVLVFGVLISLISTFFATTRYLNLRTDQLYY